One part of the Leclercia sp. LSNIH1 genome encodes these proteins:
- the greA gene encoding transcription elongation factor GreA gives MQAIPMTLRGAEKLREELDFLKSVRRPEIIAAIAEAREHGDLKENAEYHAAREQQGFCEGRIKDIEAKLSNAQVIDITKMPNNGRVIFGSTVTVINLDTDEEVSYRIVGDDEADFKQNLISVNSPIARGLVGKEQDDVVTIRTPGGEVEFEITKVDYL, from the coding sequence ATGCAAGCTATTCCGATGACCTTACGTGGTGCTGAAAAACTGCGTGAAGAGCTGGATTTTTTGAAATCTGTTCGCCGCCCTGAAATCATCGCCGCCATTGCGGAAGCACGTGAGCATGGCGATCTGAAAGAGAATGCTGAGTATCACGCCGCGCGTGAGCAGCAGGGGTTCTGCGAAGGGCGTATCAAAGATATCGAAGCCAAGCTGTCAAATGCGCAGGTGATTGATATCACAAAAATGCCAAATAACGGACGCGTGATTTTTGGCTCTACCGTCACCGTGATCAATCTGGATACGGACGAAGAGGTCTCCTACCGCATCGTGGGTGATGACGAGGCTGATTTTAAGCAGAATCTGATCTCAGTAAACTCGCCAATCGCACGCGGTCTGGTGGGGAAAGAGCAGGACGATGTCGTCACCATCCGTACGCCAGGCGGCGAAGTGGAATTCGAAATTACCAAGGTTGATTACCTGTAA
- the pmrB gene encoding two-component system sensor histidine kinase PmrB, protein MNSMRRRLMVLLAVILLFFQLISVIWLWHESREQISFLVSETLSAKSRNQHVEKEIREAIASLLVPSLVMVGFTLLFSFWAVSWITRPLNQLRTSLANRSADNLTPLPMYSDMEEIGAVTTSLNQLLARLDQTIQQERLFTADAAHELRTPLAGIRLHLELMAQSGSPQATTLITRIDQLMHTVEQLLMLARAGQAMASGHYDTVNWSEAIIAPLALENEVKSHTLIWPQASPQNVQGDAILLRLMLRNLLENAVRYSPAGTTIEVAMQEVDGGTQVSVSDQGPGIDEAHRQSITEPFRRIDQRYGGSGLGLSIVQRIVQLHRGKLTLENRPEGGLIVTCWLPETLN, encoded by the coding sequence ATGAACAGCATGCGCCGTCGTCTGATGGTGCTGTTGGCAGTCATTCTGCTTTTCTTTCAACTGATCAGCGTCATCTGGCTCTGGCATGAGAGCCGGGAGCAAATTAGCTTTCTGGTGAGCGAGACGCTGTCGGCAAAATCCCGCAACCAGCATGTCGAGAAAGAGATCCGGGAGGCGATCGCCTCGTTGCTGGTCCCTTCGCTGGTGATGGTCGGATTTACCCTGCTCTTCTCTTTCTGGGCCGTCAGCTGGATCACCCGTCCGCTGAATCAGCTACGCACCAGCCTTGCGAACCGTTCTGCCGATAATCTTACGCCGCTGCCGATGTACTCCGATATGGAGGAAATAGGCGCCGTCACCACCTCGCTGAATCAACTGCTCGCCCGGCTGGATCAAACCATTCAGCAGGAGCGCCTGTTCACCGCTGATGCCGCACATGAGCTGCGTACGCCGCTGGCGGGTATTCGCCTGCATCTGGAGCTGATGGCGCAGTCAGGCTCGCCTCAGGCGACGACGCTGATTACCCGAATCGATCAACTGATGCATACCGTAGAGCAGCTGCTAATGCTGGCCCGGGCGGGTCAAGCTATGGCCAGCGGCCACTACGACACGGTTAACTGGAGCGAAGCCATTATTGCGCCGCTGGCGCTGGAGAATGAGGTAAAAAGCCATACCCTCATCTGGCCGCAGGCGAGCCCACAGAACGTACAGGGCGATGCAATCCTGTTACGGCTAATGTTGCGCAATTTGCTGGAAAACGCAGTGCGTTACAGCCCGGCGGGAACCACTATTGAAGTCGCCATGCAGGAGGTCGACGGCGGTACGCAGGTGAGCGTCAGCGATCAGGGGCCTGGCATAGATGAAGCCCATCGCCAGTCGATTACCGAGCCGTTTCGCCGCATCGATCAACGCTATGGCGGAAGCGGGCTAGGGCTGAGCATCGTTCAGCGTATTGTACAGCTGCATCGCGGCAAGCTGACGCTGGAGAATCGCCCCGAAGGCGGCTTGATAGTCACCTGCTGGCTGCCAGAAACACTGAATTAA
- the yhbY gene encoding ribosome assembly RNA-binding protein YhbY has protein sequence MNLSTKQKQHLKGLAHPLKPVVMLGNNGLTEGVLAEIEQALEHHELIKVKIASEDRDTKTLIVEAIVRETGACNVQVIGKTLVLYRPSKERKISLPR, from the coding sequence ATGAATCTGAGTACTAAACAAAAACAGCACCTTAAAGGTCTGGCACATCCGCTCAAGCCTGTAGTTATGCTTGGCAACAATGGTTTGACCGAAGGGGTACTGGCCGAGATTGAACAAGCGCTGGAGCACCACGAATTAATCAAGGTGAAAATCGCCTCTGAAGACAGAGACACCAAGACCTTGATCGTGGAAGCAATCGTGCGCGAGACCGGCGCCTGTAATGTACAGGTCATCGGTAAAACGCTGGTGCTCTACCGCCCATCTAAAGAGCGTAAAATCTCGCTGCCACGCTAA
- the pmrA gene encoding two-component system response regulator PmrA: MKLLIVEDDLLLQEGLALALSAEGYTLDCAGTAAEADGLIQSGEYSLVILDLGLPDKDGATLLSQWRRRGIDNPVLILTARDALEDRINGLDSGADDYLVKPFALAELQARARALIRRYQGHSDNLLSDGDLTLNLQTQQVLQQSQPVEVTPKEFALLTRLIMRTGQTVHRETLQQDIYSWQDDPGSNTLEVHIHNLRRKLGKDRIKTVRGVGYRLESQK, from the coding sequence ATGAAATTACTCATTGTTGAAGACGATCTGCTGTTACAGGAAGGACTGGCGCTGGCGCTCTCGGCTGAAGGTTACACGCTTGATTGCGCGGGTACCGCCGCCGAAGCTGATGGCCTTATCCAGAGCGGCGAATACAGCCTGGTGATCCTCGATCTTGGCCTGCCCGATAAAGATGGCGCCACCCTGCTAAGCCAGTGGCGCCGACGGGGTATCGATAATCCTGTGCTGATCCTGACCGCCCGCGACGCGCTGGAAGACCGGATTAACGGCCTGGACTCCGGTGCCGATGACTATCTGGTGAAGCCCTTTGCGCTGGCAGAACTTCAGGCGCGCGCCAGAGCGTTGATCCGGCGCTATCAGGGGCACAGCGATAACCTGCTCAGCGATGGCGATCTGACGTTAAATCTGCAAACCCAGCAGGTTTTACAGCAATCCCAGCCGGTCGAAGTGACCCCTAAAGAGTTTGCTCTGCTAACCCGGCTGATTATGCGCACCGGTCAGACCGTCCACCGGGAAACCTTACAGCAGGATATTTACTCCTGGCAGGACGATCCCGGCTCTAATACGCTGGAGGTGCATATTCATAATCTGCGACGCAAGCTGGGCAAAGACCGGATCAAAACGGTACGCGGCGTGGGATATCGCCTTGAGAGTCAAAAATGA
- the rlmE gene encoding 23S rRNA (uridine(2552)-2'-O)-methyltransferase RlmE, translating to MTGKKRSASSSRWLQEHFSDKYVQQAQKKGLRSRAWFKLDEIQQSDKLFKPGMTVVDLGAAPGGWSQYAVTQIGGTGRIIACDLLPMDPIVGVDFLQGDFRDELVLKALLERVGDSKVQVVMSDMAPNMCGTPAVDIPRSMYLVELALEMCRDVLAPGGSFLVKVFQGEGFEEYLKEIRSLFTKVKVRKPDSSRARSREVYIVATGRK from the coding sequence ATGACAGGTAAAAAGCGTTCTGCTAGCTCGAGCCGCTGGCTCCAGGAACACTTTAGCGATAAATATGTTCAACAGGCACAGAAAAAGGGGTTACGTTCCCGTGCCTGGTTTAAACTTGATGAAATACAGCAAAGTGACAAACTCTTTAAACCGGGGATGACAGTTGTTGACCTCGGTGCAGCGCCCGGTGGATGGTCGCAATATGCGGTAACGCAAATCGGCGGAACGGGCCGAATTATCGCCTGCGATCTTTTACCTATGGATCCTATCGTTGGTGTGGACTTCCTTCAGGGCGATTTTCGTGATGAATTAGTACTGAAAGCGTTACTTGAACGGGTAGGTGACAGTAAAGTTCAGGTTGTCATGTCCGATATGGCGCCAAATATGTGCGGAACACCGGCGGTGGATATCCCCCGCTCCATGTATCTGGTAGAACTGGCGTTAGAAATGTGTCGTGATGTATTAGCGCCGGGTGGTAGTTTTTTAGTAAAGGTGTTCCAGGGCGAAGGTTTCGAGGAGTATCTGAAGGAAATTCGCTCCCTGTTTACGAAGGTCAAAGTTCGTAAACCGGACTCTTCGCGTGCGCGTTCACGTGAAGTGTATATTGTAGCGACCGGGCGAAAATGA
- the dacB gene encoding serine-type D-Ala-D-Ala carboxypeptidase — protein MRFSRFIIGLTTTVAFTVQAANVDEYINQLPDGANLALVVQKVGAQAPEIDYHSQQMALPASTQKVITALAALLQLGPDFRFTTTLESKGSIENGVLKGDLIARFGGDPTFKRQDIRNMVAVLKKSGVQRIEGNVLIDTSIFASHDKAPGWPWNDMTQCFSAPPAAAIVDRNCFSISLYSAPKPNDLAFIRVASYYPVNMFSQVRTLAKGSPEAQYCELDVVPGDLNRFTLTGCLTQRADPLPLAFAIQDGASYAGAILKNELKQANITYSGTLLRQTQSNEPGTVIASKQSAPLHDLLKIMLKKSDNMIADTVFRMIGHARFGVPGTWRAGSDAVRQILRQQAGIDLGNTIAVDGSGLSRHNLISPATMMQVLQYIAQHDTELNFISMLPLAGYDGSLQYRAGLHAAGVDGKVSAKTGSLQGVYNLAGFITTASGQRMAFVQYLSGYAVEPADQRNRRIPLVRFESRLYKDIYQNN, from the coding sequence ATGCGATTTTCCAGATTTATCATCGGATTGACCACCACTGTTGCGTTCACTGTCCAGGCAGCGAACGTTGATGAGTATATTAATCAGCTGCCCGATGGCGCCAATCTTGCCCTGGTCGTGCAAAAGGTAGGAGCTCAGGCGCCTGAGATTGATTATCACAGCCAGCAGATGGCGCTGCCTGCCAGTACCCAAAAGGTGATCACGGCGCTGGCTGCCCTGCTGCAGCTTGGGCCCGACTTTCGTTTTACGACCACGCTTGAAAGCAAAGGCAGCATTGAGAACGGTGTGCTGAAAGGCGATCTTATTGCCCGTTTTGGCGGCGATCCGACATTTAAGCGTCAGGATATCCGCAACATGGTCGCCGTGCTAAAGAAGTCTGGCGTACAGCGCATTGAAGGCAATGTGCTTATCGATACGTCCATTTTTGCCAGCCACGATAAAGCCCCCGGCTGGCCGTGGAATGATATGACTCAGTGCTTTAGCGCCCCGCCCGCGGCCGCGATCGTCGATCGCAACTGCTTCTCCATTTCGTTATACAGCGCGCCCAAACCGAACGATTTAGCCTTCATTCGGGTGGCCTCTTACTATCCGGTCAACATGTTCAGCCAGGTGCGTACCCTGGCGAAAGGTTCCCCGGAAGCGCAGTACTGCGAACTGGATGTCGTCCCGGGCGATTTGAACCGCTTTACCCTGACCGGCTGCCTGACGCAGCGGGCCGATCCACTGCCGCTGGCCTTCGCCATTCAGGATGGCGCAAGCTATGCCGGGGCGATCCTTAAGAATGAACTGAAGCAGGCCAACATCACTTACAGCGGTACCCTGCTGCGTCAGACGCAGAGCAACGAGCCCGGCACCGTGATTGCCAGTAAGCAGTCGGCGCCGCTGCACGATCTGCTGAAGATCATGCTGAAAAAATCGGACAACATGATCGCCGATACCGTATTTCGCATGATTGGGCATGCCCGCTTTGGCGTACCTGGCACCTGGCGTGCCGGTTCAGATGCGGTTCGTCAGATCCTCCGCCAGCAGGCTGGCATCGATCTTGGCAACACCATCGCAGTCGATGGTTCGGGTCTGTCGCGCCATAACCTGATCTCTCCTGCCACCATGATGCAGGTCCTTCAGTACATTGCTCAGCACGACACTGAACTAAACTTTATCTCAATGCTGCCGCTCGCCGGTTATGACGGCTCCCTGCAGTACCGTGCGGGCCTGCACGCCGCGGGCGTCGATGGCAAAGTCTCCGCCAAAACGGGCTCCCTGCAGGGGGTGTATAACCTTGCCGGGTTTATCACCACCGCCAGCGGACAGCGGATGGCATTCGTGCAGTATCTTTCTGGCTACGCGGTGGAACCTGCCGACCAGCGTAACCGCCGTATCCCGCTGGTGCGCTTTGAAAGCCGGCTTTACAAGGACATTTATCAGAACAACTAG
- the ftsH gene encoding ATP-dependent zinc metalloprotease FtsH, with amino-acid sequence MAKNLILWLVIAVVLMSVFQSFGPSESNGRKVDYSTFLQEVNQDQVREARINGREINVTKKDSNRYTTYIPVNDPKLLDNLLTKNVKVVGEPPEEPSLLASIFISWFPMLLLIGVWIFFMRQMQGGGGKGAMSFGKSKARMLTEDQIKTTFADVAGCDEAKEEVGELVEYLREPSRFQKLGGKIPKGVLMVGPPGTGKTLLAKAIAGEAKVPFFTISGSDFVEMFVGVGASRVRDMFEQAKKAAPCIIFIDEIDAVGRQRGAGLGGGHDEREQTLNQMLVEMDGFEGNEGIIVIAATNRPDVLDPALLRPGRFDRQVVVGLPDVRGREQILKVHMRRVPLSPDIDAAIIARGTPGFSGADLANLVNEAALFAARGNKRVVSMVEFEKAKDKIMMGAERRSMVMTEAQKESTAYHEAGHAIIGRLVPEHDPVHKVTIIPRGRALGVTFFLPEGDAISASRQKLESQISTLYGGRLAEEIIYGVEHVSTGASNDIKVATNLARNMVTQWGFSDKLGPLLYAEEEGEVFLGRSVAKAKHMSDETARIIDQEVKALIERNYGRARQILNDNMDILHAMKDALMKYETIDAPQIDDLMARRDVRPPAGWEDPGASNNSDNNGTPRAPRPVDEPRTPNPGNTMSEQLGDK; translated from the coding sequence ATGGCGAAAAACCTAATACTCTGGCTGGTCATTGCCGTTGTGCTGATGTCAGTATTCCAGAGCTTTGGGCCCAGCGAGTCTAATGGCCGTAAGGTGGACTACTCTACCTTCCTGCAAGAGGTCAACCAGGATCAGGTTCGCGAAGCGCGTATCAACGGACGTGAGATCAACGTTACCAAGAAAGATAGTAACCGTTACACGACTTACATTCCGGTGAACGATCCTAAGCTGCTTGATAACCTGCTGACTAAAAACGTTAAGGTTGTCGGCGAGCCGCCGGAAGAGCCAAGCCTGCTGGCTTCTATCTTCATTTCCTGGTTCCCGATGCTGCTGCTTATCGGCGTCTGGATCTTCTTTATGCGTCAGATGCAGGGCGGCGGTGGCAAAGGCGCCATGTCGTTCGGCAAGAGCAAGGCGCGTATGCTGACGGAAGACCAGATCAAAACCACTTTTGCTGACGTTGCAGGTTGCGACGAAGCGAAAGAAGAGGTGGGTGAACTGGTTGAATACCTGCGTGAGCCGAGCCGTTTCCAGAAACTGGGCGGTAAGATCCCGAAAGGCGTTCTGATGGTAGGTCCTCCTGGTACCGGTAAAACCCTGCTGGCGAAAGCCATCGCAGGTGAAGCGAAGGTGCCGTTCTTTACCATTTCCGGTTCTGACTTCGTTGAAATGTTCGTGGGTGTGGGTGCATCTCGTGTGCGTGACATGTTCGAACAGGCCAAGAAAGCCGCACCGTGCATCATCTTCATCGATGAAATCGACGCCGTAGGCCGCCAGCGTGGCGCGGGCCTGGGCGGTGGTCACGATGAACGTGAGCAGACGCTGAACCAGATGCTGGTTGAGATGGATGGCTTTGAAGGTAACGAAGGCATTATCGTTATCGCCGCAACTAACCGTCCGGACGTTCTTGACCCTGCGCTGCTGCGTCCAGGTCGTTTTGACCGTCAGGTTGTGGTTGGTCTGCCAGACGTTCGTGGCCGTGAGCAGATCCTGAAAGTGCATATGCGTCGCGTACCACTCTCTCCGGACATCGATGCGGCAATTATTGCACGTGGTACGCCGGGCTTCTCCGGTGCCGATCTGGCTAACCTGGTGAACGAAGCTGCACTGTTTGCTGCCCGTGGCAACAAGCGTGTGGTCTCCATGGTGGAGTTCGAGAAAGCGAAAGACAAAATCATGATGGGTGCGGAACGTCGCTCCATGGTGATGACGGAAGCGCAGAAAGAGTCCACGGCTTACCACGAAGCGGGTCACGCGATTATCGGTCGCCTGGTGCCGGAACACGATCCGGTGCATAAAGTGACGATTATTCCACGTGGCCGTGCGCTTGGCGTAACGTTCTTCCTGCCGGAAGGCGATGCTATCAGTGCCAGCCGCCAGAAACTGGAAAGCCAGATTTCAACCCTCTATGGTGGTCGTCTGGCAGAAGAGATTATCTACGGTGTGGAACATGTTTCGACCGGTGCGTCTAACGACATTAAAGTCGCGACCAACCTGGCGCGTAACATGGTGACCCAGTGGGGCTTCTCCGACAAACTTGGTCCGCTGCTCTATGCGGAAGAAGAAGGCGAAGTGTTCCTTGGCCGCAGCGTGGCGAAAGCGAAACATATGTCCGATGAGACAGCTCGTATCATCGACCAGGAAGTGAAAGCGCTGATTGAACGTAACTACGGTCGCGCCCGTCAGATCCTGAATGACAATATGGATATCCTGCACGCCATGAAAGATGCGCTCATGAAATATGAGACCATCGATGCGCCGCAGATTGATGACCTGATGGCTCGCCGTGATGTTCGTCCGCCTGCGGGCTGGGAAGATCCAGGTGCCTCTAACAACTCTGACAACAACGGTACGCCACGTGCGCCGCGTCCGGTCGATGAACCGCGTACGCCAAACCCGGGTAACACCATGTCAGAACAGTTGGGCGATAAATAA